In Pedobacter heparinus DSM 2366, the following are encoded in one genomic region:
- a CDS encoding RagB/SusD family nutrient uptake outer membrane protein has product MKKNRLVLIVMVMVLMSINGCKKVETEPLERLTVDYIFDEGDRNAVYADLFLNNIYSYLPDGFNRVGGNLLDAGTDDALPTRNASTVEYFVNGRLTPANNPDAAWGDCYAGIRRVNIFLKNIDIVPADAQRKQYWRAEARFIRAMLYFEMLKRYGGIPLIGDKIFGLNDKIDVSRNTFAECVSYIVSECEDIKGKLQIEPVVDTDLGRMTRGCALALKSRLLLYAASPLFNGGGFETDPAKKALTGYLDYKESRWQDALNAAEELIGKYALEANFIDVFIKRKNNEVIMAKQRVKTFDVESNNAPVGFIETGAVSKGLTSPTQELADAYTNDSGVPVPNSHLLANPYAARDSRFALTFFFNGSDWLKRKVQSYEGGLDKPNTPGSEQTRTGYYMRKFMANFATNTTYTNQDHNFIIFRYAEVLLNYAEALNELNRTEDAVNQIKLLRIRAKIKAGTGNRYGIKAGISQTEMRALIQNERRVELAFEEHRFWDIRRWKIAQQVLNGKLHGMKATLNGSTVTYEPFEAATVVFAPRMYHIPLPYGETTKNTNLVQNEGW; this is encoded by the coding sequence ATGAAAAAAAACAGACTTGTTTTAATTGTAATGGTTATGGTGCTGATGAGCATCAATGGCTGTAAAAAAGTAGAGACAGAACCACTGGAAAGGCTGACTGTCGATTATATATTTGATGAAGGCGACAGAAATGCGGTATATGCAGACCTGTTTTTGAACAATATTTATTCCTATCTGCCAGATGGCTTTAACCGTGTAGGCGGAAACCTGCTGGATGCAGGTACAGATGATGCCTTGCCTACACGCAATGCCTCTACAGTTGAATATTTTGTGAACGGACGTTTAACCCCGGCCAATAATCCGGATGCTGCCTGGGGTGATTGTTATGCCGGCATACGGAGGGTAAATATATTCCTTAAAAATATTGACATTGTACCTGCTGATGCACAACGCAAACAATACTGGCGTGCAGAAGCCAGGTTTATCAGGGCGATGCTTTATTTCGAGATGCTGAAACGTTATGGCGGCATCCCTTTGATAGGAGATAAGATCTTTGGGCTGAACGATAAGATTGATGTGAGCCGCAATACCTTTGCTGAATGTGTGAGTTATATTGTCTCTGAATGTGAGGACATTAAAGGCAAACTGCAGATAGAACCTGTTGTAGATACAGACCTGGGCAGAATGACCAGGGGTTGTGCACTGGCACTGAAGAGCAGGCTGCTGCTTTATGCCGCCAGTCCGCTTTTTAACGGCGGAGGTTTTGAAACTGATCCGGCAAAAAAAGCGCTTACCGGTTACCTGGATTACAAAGAGAGCAGGTGGCAGGATGCACTGAATGCAGCTGAAGAGCTGATTGGCAAGTATGCACTGGAAGCCAATTTTATTGATGTGTTCATCAAACGCAAAAACAATGAAGTGATCATGGCCAAACAACGGGTGAAGACCTTTGATGTGGAAAGCAACAATGCACCGGTAGGTTTTATTGAAACCGGGGCGGTTAGCAAGGGGCTGACCAGTCCGACGCAGGAACTTGCCGATGCCTATACCAACGATTCGGGTGTGCCTGTGCCAAACTCACATTTACTGGCCAACCCTTATGCGGCCAGGGATTCCCGTTTTGCACTGACCTTCTTTTTTAACGGGAGCGACTGGCTGAAGCGGAAAGTGCAGAGCTATGAAGGTGGTTTGGACAAACCCAATACCCCGGGCTCCGAACAGACTCGTACAGGTTATTACATGCGCAAGTTCATGGCCAATTTTGCCACCAATACCACCTATACCAACCAGGACCATAATTTCATCATTTTCAGGTATGCGGAAGTTTTGCTGAACTATGCAGAAGCATTAAATGAGCTGAACCGCACCGAAGATGCCGTTAACCAGATCAAACTGCTGAGGATAAGAGCTAAGATCAAAGCAGGAACCGGAAACCGGTATGGCATTAAGGCTGGTATTTCGCAAACGGAAATGCGGGCCCTGATCCAGAATGAGCGCCGGGTAGAACTGGCATTTGAGGAACACCGTTTCTGGGATATCCGCCGCTGGAAAATTGCACAGCAGGTACTGAATGGGAAACTCCATGGCATGAAAGCTACCTTAAACGGCAGCACTGTTACCTACGAGCCTTTTGAAGCCGCAACAGTAGTATTTGCACCACGCATGTACCATATTCCACTGCCTTATGGGGAAACCACTAAAAATACAAACCTGGTGCAGAATGAAGGCTGGTAA